In the Rhizophagus irregularis chromosome 8, complete sequence genome, one interval contains:
- a CDS encoding GTP-binding protein has translation MSSIVDKIKEIEAEMARTQKNKATSYHLGTLKAKLAKLRKELMTPQGGSGGGGVGFDVAKTGVARIGFVGFPSVGKSTLMSKLTGTFSAVAAYEFTTLTTVPGVLQYKGAKIQILDLPGIVEGAKDGRGRGRQVIAVARTCSLIFLVLDVLKPLTHKKIIETELEGFGIRLNKQPPNIYFKKKDKGGINMTNTVPLTNLDLDQVKAVLSEYRIHNADVNFKCDATVDDLIDVIEGRIYIPAIYVLNKIDQISIEELDLIYKIPHAVPISAHHEWNFDELLDKTWEYLDLIRIYTKPKGQLPDYSAPVVLRQNQRTVEDFCNSIHKGIVKQFKYALVWGSSAKHQPQKVGLTHVLNDEDVVQLVKQ, from the exons ATGTCATCGATCGTTGACAAGATTAAAGAAA TTGAAGCCGAAATGGCACGTACACAAAAGAATAAAGCTACATCGTACCATCTAGGTACTTTGAAAGCTAAGTTAGCTAAATTACGTAAAGAACTTATGACACCTCAAGGAGGAAGCGGAGGAGGGGGTG TCGGTTTTGACGTAGCAAAGACGGGAGTTGCAAGAATAGGATTTGTTGGATTTCCATCAGTAGGGAAATCTACATTAATGTCTAAATTAACGGGAACATTTTCAGCAGTAGCAGCTTATGAATTTACAACATTAACAACAGTACCAGGAGTATTACAATACAAAGGagcaaaaattcaaatattagaTTTACCCGGTATAGTAGAAGGAGCTAAAGACGGTCGTGGTAGAGGCCGTCAAGTAATTGCAGTAGCACGAACATGTTCATTGATCTTTTTGGTTCTAGATGTATTGAAACCGCTTAcacataaaaaaatcatcGAAACAGAATTAGAAGGATTTGGGATAAGATTGAATAAACAGCcaccaaatatttattttaagaaaaaggataaaggTGGTATTAATATGACTAATACAGTACCCTTAACTAATCTAGATTTGGATCAAGTCAAAGCTGTATTGAGTGAATATAGAATTCACAATGCTgatgttaattttaaatgtgatGCTACTGttgatgatttaattgatGTGATTGAGGGAAGGATTTATATACCTGCTATATATGTTCTTAATAAG ATCGATCAAATTAGTATTGAAGAATTagatttgatttataaaattccaCATGCAGTTCCTATTTCAGCTCATCATGAATGGAATTTTGATGAGTTATTAGATAAAACGTGGGAATATCTTGATTTAATTAGAAT TTACACGAAACCAAAAGGTCAATTACCAGATTATAGTGCACCAGTTGTATTAAGACAAAATCAACGCACAGTTGAAGATTTTTGCAACAGTATTCATAAAGGAATTGTCAAACAATTTAAATA tgcATTGGTATGGGGAAGCTCAGCTAAACATCAACCACAAAAAGTTGGATTAACCCATGTACTTAACGATGAAGATGTTGTACAGTTAGTCAagcaataa
- a CDS encoding uncharacterized protein (MEROPS:MER0064643) translates to MADKDKDLEDNEVITIENDEVVNKYKMAAEVSNCVLKKVVESAVDGAKIIDLCAKGDNLIEENVKLLFTKAKNITKGIAFPTCVSVNHIICHFSPLPSDPDSSEVLKNGDVAKIQLGTQIDGFAAIVATTIVVGASKENPVKGRRADLLTAAHLASEAALRLIKPGSGNMKVTDTIQKIAKAFDTNSVEGMLSYQQEKNNIEGKKQIILNPNENQKVDKVEFGENEVYGVDILISTGEGKPKPTTKRVTVYKKTDITYLLKLKASRLVYNEISQTFGSFPFPLRALSDEKKAKMGIIECTKHSLVAPYEVYQEKEGEFVAQFFSTILLTKNGTSIITDTLYDPETVQSDKKLEDEEILQLLSTSVGKPKKKKKKKANTASTAAGSDNTIKEEVVSTEVSAEASG, encoded by the exons ATGGCGGACAAAGATAAAGATTTAGAAGATAATGAAGTAATAACCATTGAAAACGATGAagttgttaataaatataaaatggcAGCTGAAGTTTCGAATT GCGTGCTCAAAAAGGTGGTTGAATCCGCTGTGGATGGAGCGAAAATTATTGATCTTTGTGCAAAAGGCgataatttaattgaagaGAATGTAAAACTTCTCTTTacaaaagcaaaaaatattaccaaag GTATTGCATTTCCAACTTGTGTATCAGTGAATCATATTATTTGTCATTTTTCTCCATTACCGTCCGATCCGGATAGTTCAGAAGTTTTAAAGAATGGAGATGTGGCAAAAATTCAGTTGGGAACACAAATCGACGGATTTGCAGCAATCGTAGCCACTACAATTGTTGTTGGAGCATCAAAGGAGAATCCTGTTAAAGGGCGCAGAGCGGATTTATTGACAGCTGCTCATTTAGCTTCTGAAGCTGCACTGAGATTGATAAAGCCTGGTTCGGGCAATATGAAAGTTACTGACACAATACAAAAAATTGCTAAAGCTTTCGATACGAATTCTGTGGAAG gtATGTTATCGTatcaacaagaaaaaaataatattgaaggTAAGAAGCAAATCATTCTCAATCCGAATGAAAATCAGAAAGTTGATAAAGTAGAATTTGGTGAGAACGAAGTATATGGTGTTGATATATTGATCTCTACTGGTGAAGGAAAG CCTAAACCAACAACTAAACGTGTTACAGTGTATAAAAAAACCGATATAACTTATTTATTGAAGTTGAAAGCTTCTCGTCTTGTATATAATGAGATTAGTCAAACATTTGGAAGCTTTCCATTTCCTTTAAGAGCTCtgagtgatgaaaaaaaagctaAGATGGGCATAATTGAATGTACTAAACATTCGTTAGTAGCTCCATATGAAGtttatcaagaaaaagaag GAGAATTTGTTGCACAATTCTTTAgtacaattttattaactaaaaatgGAACTAGTATAATCACTGATACCTTATATGACCCAGAAACAGTTCaaagtgataaaaaattagaagatGAAGAAATTTTGCAATTACTATCTACTAGTGTTGGCAAAccgaagaaaaagaagaaaaagaaagcaaATACTGCTTCAACTGCTGCTGGAAGTGATAATACTATCAAAGAAGAAGTTGTATCAACTGAGGTATCAGCTGAAGCAAGTGGttaa